The following are encoded in a window of Kitasatospora fiedleri genomic DNA:
- a CDS encoding ArnT family glycosyltransferase encodes MTTSSSVPPTSEPWPDAANYPPPAVAAHAAAGPTEWPSAGPLPPAGAERERPAETLFPPVAPPPTGPKGPASWAGRLRTLPARTWRGRPDDPRWVRPALLGLLLATAVLYFWNLTASGWANAFYSAAVQAGSVSWKAMFFGSSDAANFITVDKPPLALWPMALSARLLGLSSFSLLAPQVLMGVGTVAAVYATVRRRFAPLAGLVAGAALALTPIAALMFRFNNPDALLVLLLTLAAYGTVRATETASTRWLVFVGVMFGLGFLTKTLQAFLVLPAFALVYLVCAPTGVGRRLRQLLYGTVAMVVSGGWWVAVVELMPASARPYIGGSQDNSFLSLTFGYNGFGRITGDETGSVGGGGGGMRGGGGGGGGMWGSTGVTRLFDGDIGGQIAWLMPAALILLAFGLWATRRHPRTDSARIGFLVWGGWLLSTALTFSFMSGIFHQYYTVALVPAVAALVGMGADGLWRARHRLPYAAVLAVTVAVTAWWAHQLLGRSAQFVPWLRDAVLIGGVLAAIALLLAGRIPGLTGRRIATVAGLTALAAGLAGPAAYALDTVSTGHSGSIVTAGPAVQSGGFGGRGGFPGGGAGFPGGGRAGGGTGGMPNVPGGTGTGGTGNGGSSNGMPAFPGGTRNGTGTGSNGGTGAFPGFPGFPGGGTGTGTDGERRTGRGGFGGAGGGMGGMGGLLNGAQVSTEVADLLKQDAGRYTWVAAAVGSQNQASYQLASGEPVMALGGFNGSDPSLSLDGFKQLVREGKVHWFIGGGGMGGGSMGGSNYSAEITSWVEATYTARTVGGTTLYDLTATPKSPGL; translated from the coding sequence ATGACCACGTCCAGTTCCGTTCCTCCGACCAGCGAGCCGTGGCCCGACGCCGCGAACTACCCGCCCCCGGCGGTCGCGGCCCACGCCGCGGCCGGGCCGACCGAGTGGCCCTCCGCCGGGCCCCTCCCGCCCGCCGGGGCCGAACGCGAGCGGCCCGCTGAGACGCTGTTCCCGCCCGTCGCGCCGCCGCCCACCGGCCCGAAGGGACCGGCCTCCTGGGCCGGCCGGCTGCGCACGCTGCCCGCCCGCACCTGGCGCGGGCGCCCGGACGACCCGCGCTGGGTGCGTCCGGCCCTCCTCGGCCTGCTGCTGGCGACGGCCGTGCTGTACTTCTGGAACCTGACCGCCTCCGGCTGGGCGAACGCCTTCTACTCGGCCGCCGTCCAGGCCGGTTCGGTCAGCTGGAAGGCGATGTTCTTCGGGTCCTCGGACGCGGCGAACTTCATCACCGTCGACAAGCCGCCGCTGGCGCTGTGGCCGATGGCGCTCTCCGCCCGCCTCCTCGGCCTCAGCTCGTTCAGCCTGCTGGCCCCGCAGGTGCTGATGGGCGTCGGCACGGTCGCCGCCGTGTACGCCACGGTGCGCCGCCGCTTCGCCCCGCTGGCCGGCCTGGTGGCGGGCGCCGCGCTGGCGCTGACCCCGATCGCGGCGCTGATGTTCCGCTTCAACAACCCGGACGCGCTGCTGGTGCTGCTGCTCACCCTGGCCGCGTACGGCACCGTCCGGGCCACCGAGACGGCGTCCACCCGCTGGCTGGTGTTCGTCGGCGTGATGTTCGGCCTGGGCTTCCTCACCAAGACGCTCCAGGCGTTCCTGGTGCTGCCCGCGTTCGCCCTGGTGTACCTGGTGTGCGCGCCCACCGGCGTGGGCCGCCGCCTCCGGCAGCTGCTGTACGGCACCGTCGCCATGGTGGTGTCCGGCGGCTGGTGGGTGGCGGTCGTCGAACTGATGCCGGCCTCCGCCCGCCCGTACATCGGCGGCTCGCAGGACAACTCCTTCCTCTCCCTGACCTTCGGCTACAACGGCTTCGGCCGGATCACCGGCGACGAGACCGGCTCGGTCGGCGGCGGCGGTGGCGGCATGCGCGGCGGCGGGGGCGGCGGGGGCGGCATGTGGGGCTCCACCGGCGTCACCCGGCTGTTCGACGGCGACATCGGCGGCCAGATCGCCTGGCTGATGCCCGCCGCACTGATCCTGCTGGCCTTCGGCCTCTGGGCGACCCGCCGCCACCCGCGCACCGACTCGGCCCGGATCGGCTTCCTGGTCTGGGGCGGCTGGCTGCTCTCCACCGCGCTGACCTTCAGCTTCATGTCCGGCATCTTCCACCAGTACTACACGGTGGCCCTCGTCCCGGCGGTCGCCGCCCTGGTCGGCATGGGCGCCGACGGCCTGTGGCGGGCCCGCCACCGCCTCCCGTACGCGGCCGTGCTGGCCGTCACGGTCGCGGTCACCGCCTGGTGGGCGCACCAACTGCTCGGCCGCAGCGCGCAGTTCGTGCCGTGGCTGCGCGACGCGGTGCTGATCGGCGGCGTCCTCGCCGCGATCGCACTGCTCCTCGCGGGCCGCATCCCCGGCCTCACCGGCCGCCGGATCGCCACCGTCGCGGGCCTCACCGCCCTGGCCGCCGGCCTGGCCGGCCCGGCCGCGTACGCCCTCGACACCGTCTCCACCGGCCACAGCGGCTCCATCGTCACCGCGGGCCCGGCCGTCCAGAGCGGCGGCTTCGGCGGTCGCGGCGGCTTCCCCGGCGGCGGGGCCGGTTTCCCCGGCGGCGGCCGGGCGGGCGGCGGCACCGGCGGCATGCCCAACGTCCCGGGCGGCACCGGCACCGGTGGCACCGGCAACGGCGGCAGCAGCAACGGCATGCCGGCCTTCCCCGGCGGCACGCGGAACGGCACCGGCACCGGCAGCAACGGCGGGACGGGCGCCTTCCCGGGCTTCCCGGGCTTCCCGGGCGGCGGCACCGGTACCGGCACCGACGGCGAGCGCCGCACCGGACGCGGCGGCTTCGGCGGCGCGGGCGGCGGCATGGGCGGCATGGGCGGCCTGCTGAACGGCGCCCAGGTCTCCACCGAGGTGGCCGACCTGCTCAAGCAGGACGCCGGCAGGTACACCTGGGTCGCCGCCGCGGTCGGCTCGCAGAACCAGGCCAGCTACCAACTCGCCAGCGGCGAACCGGTGATGGCGCTGGGCGGCTTCAACGGCAGCGACCCGTCGCTCTCCCTGGACGGCTTCAAGCAGCTGGTCCGGGAGGGCAAGGTGCACTGGTTCATCGGTGGCGGCGGCATGGGCGGCGGCAGCATGGGCGGCTCGAACTACTCCGCGGAGATCACCTCCTGGGTGGAGGCCACCTACACCGCCAGGACCGTCGGCGGCACCACCCTGTACGACCTGACCGCGACCCCCAAGAGCCCCGGCCTCTGA
- a CDS encoding HNH endonuclease family protein: MRARRTAVVAVLLLAPLALTGCTSGKKGSSGATSPGAVSQGTNPLQNPDGTKPGLAPVTGDADRKAGLDLIAQVKTADPGPKTGYDRDQFGPAWTDNVDGVPLGHNDCGTRDDVLARDGKDVEHKDGSACVVTGMTIWDPYTGKTVQWNKQQASKIQIDHVMPLSYDWQQGAAKWEKAKRVQIANDPLNLIPADGSQNASKGDSGPATWLPANTEVRCSYAIRWAQVSLKYQLPVTPADKKTMLTLCGG, translated from the coding sequence GTGCGAGCCCGCCGTACCGCCGTCGTCGCCGTCCTGTTGCTCGCTCCACTGGCCCTCACCGGGTGCACCAGCGGGAAGAAGGGGTCGAGCGGCGCCACGTCCCCCGGGGCGGTCTCGCAGGGGACCAACCCGCTGCAGAACCCGGACGGCACCAAGCCCGGCCTGGCGCCCGTCACCGGCGACGCCGACCGCAAGGCCGGCCTGGACCTGATCGCCCAGGTCAAGACCGCCGACCCCGGGCCGAAGACCGGCTACGACCGGGACCAGTTCGGCCCGGCCTGGACGGACAACGTGGACGGCGTGCCGCTGGGCCACAACGACTGCGGCACCCGGGACGACGTGCTGGCCCGGGACGGGAAGGACGTCGAGCACAAGGACGGCTCGGCCTGCGTGGTCACCGGGATGACCATCTGGGACCCGTACACCGGCAAGACGGTGCAGTGGAACAAGCAGCAGGCGTCGAAGATCCAGATCGACCACGTGATGCCGCTGTCCTACGACTGGCAGCAGGGCGCCGCCAAGTGGGAGAAGGCCAAGCGGGTGCAGATCGCCAACGACCCGCTCAACCTGATCCCCGCCGACGGCTCGCAGAACGCCTCGAAGGGCGACTCCGGCCCGGCCACCTGGCTGCCCGCCAACACCGAGGTGCGCTGCTCGTACGCGATCCGGTGGGCGCAGGTGTCGCTGAAGTACCAGCTGCCGGTGACGCCCGCCGACAAGAAGACCATGCTCACGCTCTGCGGCGGCTGA